The following are from one region of the Corylus avellana chromosome ca1, CavTom2PMs-1.0 genome:
- the LOC132167446 gene encoding uncharacterized protein LOC132167446 isoform X3 yields MVPSLPCLYKKVSCWILRSTQVLFPLKARKEILDSVICLLEQITVGVGFVIYVIRGLNLLLSLCGRLSAVHIVFLYRFVQEITTYFMELATPHTEEAIKLVDKVGDFEWLIQKYEIDGAAALKLDLSLDTPMIIIPRNSTSKDFIQLDLGQLQVTNEFSWHGSPKKDPSAVHIDVLHAEEHYCGLWGSTCL; encoded by the exons ATGGTTCCCAGCTTGCCATGTTTGTACAAGAAAGTTTCCTGTTGGATATTAAG gtcCACCCAAGTTCTCTTTCCATTGAAGGCACGTAAGGAAATCTTAGACTCAGTGATATGTCTCTTGGAACAGATCACGGTTGGGGTTGGCTTTGTGATATACGTAATCCGGGGGTTGAATCTCTTATTAAG CTTGTGTGGCCGACTTTCTGCTGTTCACATTGTTTTCCTCTATAGGTTTGTTCAGGAG ATAACAACGTACTTTATGGAACTTGCTACCCCACATACTGAAGAAGCTATCAAACTTGTTGATAAAGTTGGAGACTTTGAGTGGTTGATTCAGAAATATGAGATTGATGGAGCTGCTGCTTTAAAGCTGGACCTTTCACTTGACACACCAATGATCATCATTCCGAGAAATTCAACAAGCAAAGA TTTCATTCAACTTGATCTGGGCCAGCTTCAGGTGACAAATGAATTTAGTTGGCATGGCAGCCCAAAGAAAGATCCTTCGGCTGTCCATATTGATGTTTTACACGccgag GAGCATTATTGCGGATTATGGGGATCAACATGTCTGTAG
- the LOC132167446 gene encoding uncharacterized protein LOC132167446 isoform X1, with product MKKEKTEDTGRFKGLLGYGKGRVVFFLGMNVDSVSVYLNKEDGSQLAMFVQESFLLDIKFKFNSYSVEDDDYEGYDYSLCGRLSAVHIVFLYRFVQEITTYFMELATPHTEEAIKLVDKVGDFEWLIQKYEIDGAAALKLDLSLDTPMIIIPRNSTSKDFIQLDLGQLQVTNEFSWHGSPKKDPSAVHIDVLHAEEHYCGLWGSTCL from the exons ATGAAGAAAGAGAAGACTGAAGATACAGGACGTTTCAAAGGGTTGCTGGGTTACGGTAAAGGTCGTGTGGTATTTTTCTTAGGTATGAATGTTGACAGTGTCTCTGTGTATCTTAACAAGGAGGATGGTTCCCAGCTTGCCATGTTTGTACAAGAAAGTTTCCTGTTGGATATTAAG ttCAAATTCAATTCTTATAGTGTTGAAGATGATGATTATGAAGGATATGATTACAGCTTGTGTGGCCGACTTTCTGCTGTTCACATTGTTTTCCTCTATAGGTTTGTTCAGGAG ATAACAACGTACTTTATGGAACTTGCTACCCCACATACTGAAGAAGCTATCAAACTTGTTGATAAAGTTGGAGACTTTGAGTGGTTGATTCAGAAATATGAGATTGATGGAGCTGCTGCTTTAAAGCTGGACCTTTCACTTGACACACCAATGATCATCATTCCGAGAAATTCAACAAGCAAAGA TTTCATTCAACTTGATCTGGGCCAGCTTCAGGTGACAAATGAATTTAGTTGGCATGGCAGCCCAAAGAAAGATCCTTCGGCTGTCCATATTGATGTTTTACACGccgag GAGCATTATTGCGGATTATGGGGATCAACATGTCTGTAG
- the LOC132167446 gene encoding uncharacterized protein LOC132167446 isoform X5: MSLGTDHGWGWLCDIRNPGVESLIKFKFNSYSVEDDDYEGYDYSLCGRLSAVHIVFLYRFVQEITTYFMELATPHTEEAIKLVDKVGDFEWLIQKYEIDGAAALKLDLSLDTPMIIIPRNSTSKDFIQLDLGQLQVTNEFSWHGSPKKDPSAVHIDVLHAEEHYCGLWGSTCL; encoded by the exons ATGTCTCTTGGAACAGATCACGGTTGGGGTTGGCTTTGTGATATACGTAATCCGGGGGTTGAATCTCTTATTAAG ttCAAATTCAATTCTTATAGTGTTGAAGATGATGATTATGAAGGATATGATTACAGCTTGTGTGGCCGACTTTCTGCTGTTCACATTGTTTTCCTCTATAGGTTTGTTCAGGAG ATAACAACGTACTTTATGGAACTTGCTACCCCACATACTGAAGAAGCTATCAAACTTGTTGATAAAGTTGGAGACTTTGAGTGGTTGATTCAGAAATATGAGATTGATGGAGCTGCTGCTTTAAAGCTGGACCTTTCACTTGACACACCAATGATCATCATTCCGAGAAATTCAACAAGCAAAGA TTTCATTCAACTTGATCTGGGCCAGCTTCAGGTGACAAATGAATTTAGTTGGCATGGCAGCCCAAAGAAAGATCCTTCGGCTGTCCATATTGATGTTTTACACGccgag GAGCATTATTGCGGATTATGGGGATCAACATGTCTGTAG
- the LOC132167446 gene encoding uncharacterized protein LOC132167446 isoform X2: MVPSLPCLYKKVSCWILRSTQVLFPLKARKEILDSVICLLEQITVGVGFVIYVIRGLNLLLSVEDDDYEGYDYSLCGRLSAVHIVFLYRFVQEITTYFMELATPHTEEAIKLVDKVGDFEWLIQKYEIDGAAALKLDLSLDTPMIIIPRNSTSKDFIQLDLGQLQVTNEFSWHGSPKKDPSAVHIDVLHAEEHYCGLWGSTCL; the protein is encoded by the exons ATGGTTCCCAGCTTGCCATGTTTGTACAAGAAAGTTTCCTGTTGGATATTAAG gtcCACCCAAGTTCTCTTTCCATTGAAGGCACGTAAGGAAATCTTAGACTCAGTGATATGTCTCTTGGAACAGATCACGGTTGGGGTTGGCTTTGTGATATACGTAATCCGGGGGTTGAATCTCTTATTAAG TGTTGAAGATGATGATTATGAAGGATATGATTACAGCTTGTGTGGCCGACTTTCTGCTGTTCACATTGTTTTCCTCTATAGGTTTGTTCAGGAG ATAACAACGTACTTTATGGAACTTGCTACCCCACATACTGAAGAAGCTATCAAACTTGTTGATAAAGTTGGAGACTTTGAGTGGTTGATTCAGAAATATGAGATTGATGGAGCTGCTGCTTTAAAGCTGGACCTTTCACTTGACACACCAATGATCATCATTCCGAGAAATTCAACAAGCAAAGA TTTCATTCAACTTGATCTGGGCCAGCTTCAGGTGACAAATGAATTTAGTTGGCATGGCAGCCCAAAGAAAGATCCTTCGGCTGTCCATATTGATGTTTTACACGccgag GAGCATTATTGCGGATTATGGGGATCAACATGTCTGTAG
- the LOC132167446 gene encoding uncharacterized protein LOC132167446 isoform X4 — translation MKKEKTEDTGRFKGLLGYGKGRVVFFLGMNVDSVSVYLNKEDGSQLAMFVQESFLLDIKFKFNSYSVEDDDYEGYDYSLCGRLSAVHIVFLYRFVQEITTYFMELATPHTEEAIKLVDKVGDFEWLIQKYEIDGAAALKLDLSLDTPMIIIPRNSTSKDFIQLDLGQLQEHYCGLWGSTCL, via the exons ATGAAGAAAGAGAAGACTGAAGATACAGGACGTTTCAAAGGGTTGCTGGGTTACGGTAAAGGTCGTGTGGTATTTTTCTTAGGTATGAATGTTGACAGTGTCTCTGTGTATCTTAACAAGGAGGATGGTTCCCAGCTTGCCATGTTTGTACAAGAAAGTTTCCTGTTGGATATTAAG ttCAAATTCAATTCTTATAGTGTTGAAGATGATGATTATGAAGGATATGATTACAGCTTGTGTGGCCGACTTTCTGCTGTTCACATTGTTTTCCTCTATAGGTTTGTTCAGGAG ATAACAACGTACTTTATGGAACTTGCTACCCCACATACTGAAGAAGCTATCAAACTTGTTGATAAAGTTGGAGACTTTGAGTGGTTGATTCAGAAATATGAGATTGATGGAGCTGCTGCTTTAAAGCTGGACCTTTCACTTGACACACCAATGATCATCATTCCGAGAAATTCAACAAGCAAAGA TTTCATTCAACTTGATCTGGGCCAGCTTCAG GAGCATTATTGCGGATTATGGGGATCAACATGTCTGTAG